The Globicephala melas chromosome X, mGloMel1.2, whole genome shotgun sequence genome window below encodes:
- the DRP2 gene encoding dystrophin-related protein 2 isoform X1 — translation MQPMVMQGCPYTLPRCHEWRAADHFHHSSSLRSTCPQPQVRAAASTPAPPHDGAGVPYLSPKLFNGSVGAAGPLEPPAMNLCWNEIKKKSHSLRARLEAFSDHSGKLQLPLQEIIDWLSQKDEELSAQLPLQGDVALVQQEKETHAAFMEDVKSRGPYIYSVLESAQAFLSQHPFDELEEPRSESKDTSPRQRIQNLSRFVWKQATVASELWEKLTARCVDQHRHIERTLEQLLEIQGAMEELSATLTQAEGVRATWEPIGDLFIDSLPEHIQALKLFKEEFFPMKDGVKLVNDLAHQLAISDVHLSMENSRALEQINIRWKQLQVSVGERLKQLQDAHRDFGPGSQHFLSSSVQVPWERAISPNKVPYYINHQAQTTCWDHPKMTELYQTLADLNNIKFSAYRTAMKLRRVQKALRLDLVTLTTALEIFNEHDLQASEHVMDVVEVIHCLTALYERLEEERGILVNVPLCVDMSLNWLLNVFDSGRSGKMRALSFKTGIACLCGTEVKEKLQYLFSQVANSGSQCDQRHLGVLLHEAIQVPRQLGEVAAFGGSNVEPSVRSCFRFSTGKPVIEVAQFLEWVNLEPQSMVWLAVLHRVTIAEQVKHQTKCSICRQCPIKGFRYRSLKQFNVDICQTCFLTGRASKGNKLHYPIMEYYTPTTSSENMRDFATTLKNKFRSKHYFSKHPQRGYLPVQSVLEADYSETPASSPMLPHADTHSRIEHFASRLAEMESQNCSFFNDSLSPDDSIDEDQYLLRHSSPITDREPAFGQQAPCSMATESKGELEKILAHLEDENRILQGELRRLKWQHEEAAEAPTLAEGSAEVAQDHRNEELLAEARILRQHKSRLETRMQILEDHNKQLESQLQRLRELLLQPHTESDGNGSAGSSLASSPQQSEGSHPQEKGQTTPDTQAADDVGSKSQDVSLCLEDIMEKLRHAFPSVRSSDVTTNTLLAS, via the exons ATGCAACCTATGGTCATGCAGGGATGCCCTTATACCCTCCCACGATGTCATGAGTGGCGGGCAGCTGACCACTTCCATCACAGCAGCAGCCTCCGAAGCACCTGCCCCCAGCCTCAG GTTAGAGCTGCTGCCAGCACCCCTGCGCCTCCTCATGATGGTGCTGGGGTGCCCTACCTAAGCCCAAAGCTATTCAACGGGTCTGTTGGTGCCGCTGGACCCCTGGAACCACCAGCCATGAATCTGTGTTGGAATGAAATCAAAAAGAAGTCGCACAGCCTCCG CGCCCGCCTAGAGGCCTTCTCAGATCACAGTGGAAAGCTTCAGCTCCCTCTCCAAGAGATTATTGACTGGCTCAGCCAAAAGGATGAGGAATTGTCAGCTCAGCTGCCCCTACAAGGGGATGTGGCCCTGGTGCAACAGGAGAAGGAGACGCACGCG GCCTTTATGGAAGATGTCAAGTCTCGGGGCCCCTATATCTACTCTGTGTTGGAGTCAGCTCAGGCCTTCCTGTCCCAGCACCCATTTGATGAATTAGAGGAGCCTCGCTCTGAGAGCAAAG ATACCTCTCCCAGACAGCGGATCCAGAATCTTAGCCGCTTTGTGTGGAAGCAGGCAACGGTGGCCAGTGAACTATGGGAGAAGCTGACAGCCCGCTGTGTGGACCAGCACCGCCACATTGAGCGCACTCTGGAGCAGCTGTTGGAGATCCAAGGGGCAATGGAGGAATTAAGCGCGACTCTGACTCAGGCCGAGGGAGTCCGAGCCACTTGGGAGCCCATTGGGGATCTCTTCATTGATTCACTTCCTGAGCACATCCAGGCTCTTAAG CTATTCAAAGAAGAATTCTTCCCCATGAAAGATGGAGTGAAGTTGGTGAATGATCTGGCCCATCAACTTGCCATTTCTGATGTGCACTTGTCAATGGAGAACTCCCGGGCCCTGGAGCAGATCAACATCCGGTGGaaacagctacag GTGTCAGTTGGTGAGAGACTTAAGCAGCTCCAGGATGCCCACCGGGACTTTGGGCCTGGGTCACAGCACTTCCTCTCCT CCTCTGTTCAGGTTCCTTGGGAAAGAGCAATTTCACCCAATAAAGTTCCCTACTATATCAA CCACCAGGCTCAGACCACATGCTGGGATCATCCCAAGATGACTGAGTTATACCAAACCCTAG CTGATCTGAACAACATTAAGTTCTCAGCTTACCGCACTGCCATGAAGCTACGCAGAGTCCAGAAGGCACTGCGTC tgGACCTGGTAACTTTAACCACAGCCCTGGAGATCTTCAATGAGCATGATCTGCAGGCCAGTGAGCATGTAATGGATGTGGTGGAGGTCATTCACTGCCTGACTGCCTTATATGAACGACTGGAGGAGGAAAGAGGCATCCTTGTCAACGTGCCACTCTGTGTGGACATGAGCCTCAACTGGCTCCTCAATGTTTTTGATAG TGGTCGCAGTGGAAAGATGCGGGCATTGTCCTTTAAGACTGGCATTGCATGCCTGTGTGGCACAGAAGTGAAGGAAAAACTGCAGT ACCTCTTCAGCCAAGTGGCCAACTCAGGCAGCCAGTGTGACCAACGCCACCTTGGTGTCCTGCTTCATGAAGCCATTCAGGTGCCCCGTCAGCTGGGGGAAGTGGCGGCCTTTGGGGGCAGCAACGTGGAGCCCAGCGTCCGTAGTTGCTTCCGTTTT AGCACTGGGAAGCCAGTCATTGAAGTTGCACAGTTCCTGGAATGGGTCAACTTGGAGCCCCAGTCCATGGTGTGGCTGGCTGTTCTGCATCGGGTCACCATTGCTGAACAAGTGAAGCATCAGACCAAGTGCTCTATCTGTAGGCAGTGCCCCATCAAAGGTTTCAG GTATCGGAGTCTGAAACAATTTAACGTGGACATCTGCCAGACCTGCTTCCTGACAGGCAGGGCCAGCAAGGGCAACAAGCTTCATTATCCCATCATGGAGTATTACACCCCG ACCACATCCAGTGAGAACATGAGGGACTTTGCCACTACCTTAAAGAACAAATTCCGCTCAAAGCATTATTTCAGCAAACACCCTCAGCGAGGTTATCTGCCTGTGCAATCAGTGCTGGAGGCTGACTACAGTGAGAC GCCAGCTTCTTCCCCGATGTTGCCACACGCTGACACACACTCCCGCATTGAGCATTTTGCCAGCAG GCTTGCTGAGATGGAAAGTCAAAATTGCTCCTTCTTTAATGACAGCTTGTCCCCAGACGACAGCAT AGACGAGGACCAGTACTTGCTGCGGCACTCCAGCCCCATTACAGACCGGGAGCCAGCCTTTGGACAGCAGGCTCCGTGCAGCATGGCCACTGAAAGCAAAGGGGAGCTCGAAAAGATCCTGGCCCACTTAGAGGATGAGAACCG GATTCTCCAGGGGGAGCTGAGGCGCCTGAAGTGGCAGCATGAGGAGGCTGCTGAGGCACCCACCCTGGCTGAGGGCTCTGCCGAGGTGGCACAGgaccaccgcaatgaggagctgCTGGCTGAGGCCCGGATCCTTCGGCAGCACAAGAGCCGCCTGGAGACACGCATGCAGATTCTTGAAGACCACAACAAGCAACTCGAGTCCCAGCTGCAGCGCTTAAGGGAGCTGCTCCTGCAA CCACATACTGAATCGGATGGCAATGGCTCTGCAGGCTCGTCCCTGGCTTCCTCTCCGCAACAGTCAGAAGGCAGTCACCCCCAGGAGAAGGGACAGACTACTCCAGACACTCAAGCTGCAG ATGATGTGGGGTCAAAGAGCCAAGATGTCAGCCTGTGCTTGGAAGACATTATGGAGAAGCTCCGCCATGCCTTCCCCAGTGTGCGAAGTTCTGATGTGACTACCAACACTCTGCTGGCCTCCTGA
- the DRP2 gene encoding dystrophin-related protein 2 isoform X3, which yields MENVRAAASTPAPPHDGAGVPYLSPKLFNGSVGAAGPLEPPAMNLCWNEIKKKSHSLRARLEAFSDHSGKLQLPLQEIIDWLSQKDEELSAQLPLQGDVALVQQEKETHAAFMEDVKSRGPYIYSVLESAQAFLSQHPFDELEEPRSESKDTSPRQRIQNLSRFVWKQATVASELWEKLTARCVDQHRHIERTLEQLLEIQGAMEELSATLTQAEGVRATWEPIGDLFIDSLPEHIQALKLFKEEFFPMKDGVKLVNDLAHQLAISDVHLSMENSRALEQINIRWKQLQVSVGERLKQLQDAHRDFGPGSQHFLSSSVQVPWERAISPNKVPYYINHQAQTTCWDHPKMTELYQTLADLNNIKFSAYRTAMKLRRVQKALRLDLVTLTTALEIFNEHDLQASEHVMDVVEVIHCLTALYERLEEERGILVNVPLCVDMSLNWLLNVFDSGRSGKMRALSFKTGIACLCGTEVKEKLQYLFSQVANSGSQCDQRHLGVLLHEAIQVPRQLGEVAAFGGSNVEPSVRSCFRFSTGKPVIEVAQFLEWVNLEPQSMVWLAVLHRVTIAEQVKHQTKCSICRQCPIKGFRYRSLKQFNVDICQTCFLTGRASKGNKLHYPIMEYYTPTTSSENMRDFATTLKNKFRSKHYFSKHPQRGYLPVQSVLEADYSETPASSPMLPHADTHSRIEHFASRLAEMESQNCSFFNDSLSPDDSIDEDQYLLRHSSPITDREPAFGQQAPCSMATESKGELEKILAHLEDENRILQGELRRLKWQHEEAAEAPTLAEGSAEVAQDHRNEELLAEARILRQHKSRLETRMQILEDHNKQLESQLQRLRELLLQPHTESDGNGSAGSSLASSPQQSEGSHPQEKGQTTPDTQAADDVGSKSQDVSLCLEDIMEKLRHAFPSVRSSDVTTNTLLAS from the exons ATGGAGAAT GTTAGAGCTGCTGCCAGCACCCCTGCGCCTCCTCATGATGGTGCTGGGGTGCCCTACCTAAGCCCAAAGCTATTCAACGGGTCTGTTGGTGCCGCTGGACCCCTGGAACCACCAGCCATGAATCTGTGTTGGAATGAAATCAAAAAGAAGTCGCACAGCCTCCG CGCCCGCCTAGAGGCCTTCTCAGATCACAGTGGAAAGCTTCAGCTCCCTCTCCAAGAGATTATTGACTGGCTCAGCCAAAAGGATGAGGAATTGTCAGCTCAGCTGCCCCTACAAGGGGATGTGGCCCTGGTGCAACAGGAGAAGGAGACGCACGCG GCCTTTATGGAAGATGTCAAGTCTCGGGGCCCCTATATCTACTCTGTGTTGGAGTCAGCTCAGGCCTTCCTGTCCCAGCACCCATTTGATGAATTAGAGGAGCCTCGCTCTGAGAGCAAAG ATACCTCTCCCAGACAGCGGATCCAGAATCTTAGCCGCTTTGTGTGGAAGCAGGCAACGGTGGCCAGTGAACTATGGGAGAAGCTGACAGCCCGCTGTGTGGACCAGCACCGCCACATTGAGCGCACTCTGGAGCAGCTGTTGGAGATCCAAGGGGCAATGGAGGAATTAAGCGCGACTCTGACTCAGGCCGAGGGAGTCCGAGCCACTTGGGAGCCCATTGGGGATCTCTTCATTGATTCACTTCCTGAGCACATCCAGGCTCTTAAG CTATTCAAAGAAGAATTCTTCCCCATGAAAGATGGAGTGAAGTTGGTGAATGATCTGGCCCATCAACTTGCCATTTCTGATGTGCACTTGTCAATGGAGAACTCCCGGGCCCTGGAGCAGATCAACATCCGGTGGaaacagctacag GTGTCAGTTGGTGAGAGACTTAAGCAGCTCCAGGATGCCCACCGGGACTTTGGGCCTGGGTCACAGCACTTCCTCTCCT CCTCTGTTCAGGTTCCTTGGGAAAGAGCAATTTCACCCAATAAAGTTCCCTACTATATCAA CCACCAGGCTCAGACCACATGCTGGGATCATCCCAAGATGACTGAGTTATACCAAACCCTAG CTGATCTGAACAACATTAAGTTCTCAGCTTACCGCACTGCCATGAAGCTACGCAGAGTCCAGAAGGCACTGCGTC tgGACCTGGTAACTTTAACCACAGCCCTGGAGATCTTCAATGAGCATGATCTGCAGGCCAGTGAGCATGTAATGGATGTGGTGGAGGTCATTCACTGCCTGACTGCCTTATATGAACGACTGGAGGAGGAAAGAGGCATCCTTGTCAACGTGCCACTCTGTGTGGACATGAGCCTCAACTGGCTCCTCAATGTTTTTGATAG TGGTCGCAGTGGAAAGATGCGGGCATTGTCCTTTAAGACTGGCATTGCATGCCTGTGTGGCACAGAAGTGAAGGAAAAACTGCAGT ACCTCTTCAGCCAAGTGGCCAACTCAGGCAGCCAGTGTGACCAACGCCACCTTGGTGTCCTGCTTCATGAAGCCATTCAGGTGCCCCGTCAGCTGGGGGAAGTGGCGGCCTTTGGGGGCAGCAACGTGGAGCCCAGCGTCCGTAGTTGCTTCCGTTTT AGCACTGGGAAGCCAGTCATTGAAGTTGCACAGTTCCTGGAATGGGTCAACTTGGAGCCCCAGTCCATGGTGTGGCTGGCTGTTCTGCATCGGGTCACCATTGCTGAACAAGTGAAGCATCAGACCAAGTGCTCTATCTGTAGGCAGTGCCCCATCAAAGGTTTCAG GTATCGGAGTCTGAAACAATTTAACGTGGACATCTGCCAGACCTGCTTCCTGACAGGCAGGGCCAGCAAGGGCAACAAGCTTCATTATCCCATCATGGAGTATTACACCCCG ACCACATCCAGTGAGAACATGAGGGACTTTGCCACTACCTTAAAGAACAAATTCCGCTCAAAGCATTATTTCAGCAAACACCCTCAGCGAGGTTATCTGCCTGTGCAATCAGTGCTGGAGGCTGACTACAGTGAGAC GCCAGCTTCTTCCCCGATGTTGCCACACGCTGACACACACTCCCGCATTGAGCATTTTGCCAGCAG GCTTGCTGAGATGGAAAGTCAAAATTGCTCCTTCTTTAATGACAGCTTGTCCCCAGACGACAGCAT AGACGAGGACCAGTACTTGCTGCGGCACTCCAGCCCCATTACAGACCGGGAGCCAGCCTTTGGACAGCAGGCTCCGTGCAGCATGGCCACTGAAAGCAAAGGGGAGCTCGAAAAGATCCTGGCCCACTTAGAGGATGAGAACCG GATTCTCCAGGGGGAGCTGAGGCGCCTGAAGTGGCAGCATGAGGAGGCTGCTGAGGCACCCACCCTGGCTGAGGGCTCTGCCGAGGTGGCACAGgaccaccgcaatgaggagctgCTGGCTGAGGCCCGGATCCTTCGGCAGCACAAGAGCCGCCTGGAGACACGCATGCAGATTCTTGAAGACCACAACAAGCAACTCGAGTCCCAGCTGCAGCGCTTAAGGGAGCTGCTCCTGCAA CCACATACTGAATCGGATGGCAATGGCTCTGCAGGCTCGTCCCTGGCTTCCTCTCCGCAACAGTCAGAAGGCAGTCACCCCCAGGAGAAGGGACAGACTACTCCAGACACTCAAGCTGCAG ATGATGTGGGGTCAAAGAGCCAAGATGTCAGCCTGTGCTTGGAAGACATTATGGAGAAGCTCCGCCATGCCTTCCCCAGTGTGCGAAGTTCTGATGTGACTACCAACACTCTGCTGGCCTCCTGA
- the DRP2 gene encoding dystrophin-related protein 2 isoform X2: protein MQPMVMQGCPYTLPRCHEWRAADHFHHSSSLRSTCPQPQVRAAASTPAPPHDGAGVPYLSPKLFNGSVGAAGPLEPPAMNLCWNEIKKKSHSLRARLEAFSDHSGKLQLPLQEIIDWLSQKDEELSAQLPLQGDVALVQQEKETHAAFMEDVKSRGPYIYSVLESAQAFLSQHPFDELEEPRSESKDTSPRQRIQNLSRFVWKQATVASELWEKLTARCVDQHRHIERTLEQLLEIQGAMEELSATLTQAEGVRATWEPIGDLFIDSLPEHIQALKLFKEEFFPMKDGVKLVNDLAHQLAISDVHLSMENSRALEQINIRWKQLQVSVGERLKQLQDAHRDFGPGSQHFLSSSVQVPWERAISPNKVPYYINHQAQTTCWDHPKMTELYQTLADLNNIKFSAYRTAMKLRRVQKALRLDLVTLTTALEIFNEHDLQASEHVMDVVEVIHCLTALYERLEEERGILVNVPLCVDMSLNWLLNVFDSGRSGKMRALSFKTGIACLCGTEVKEKLQYLFSQVANSGSQCDQRHLGVLLHEAIQVPRQLGEVAAFGGSNVEPSVRSCFRFSTGKPVIEVAQFLEWVNLEPQSMVWLAVLHRVTIAEQVKHQTKCSICRQCPIKGFRYRSLKQFNVDICQTCFLTGRASKGNKLHYPIMEYYTPTTSSENMRDFATTLKNKFRSKHYFSKHPQRGYLPVQSVLEADYSETPASSPMLPHADTHSRIEHFASRLAEMESQNCSFFNDSLSPDDSIDEDQYLLRHSSPITDREPAFGQQAPCSMATESKGELEKILAHLEDENRILQGELRRLKWQHEEAAEAPTLAEGSAEVAQDHRNEELLAEARILRQHKSRLETRMQILEDHNKQLESQLQRLRELLLQARPWLPLRNSQKAVTPRRRDRLLQTLKLQMMWGQRAKMSACAWKTLWRSSAMPSPVCEVLM from the exons ATGCAACCTATGGTCATGCAGGGATGCCCTTATACCCTCCCACGATGTCATGAGTGGCGGGCAGCTGACCACTTCCATCACAGCAGCAGCCTCCGAAGCACCTGCCCCCAGCCTCAG GTTAGAGCTGCTGCCAGCACCCCTGCGCCTCCTCATGATGGTGCTGGGGTGCCCTACCTAAGCCCAAAGCTATTCAACGGGTCTGTTGGTGCCGCTGGACCCCTGGAACCACCAGCCATGAATCTGTGTTGGAATGAAATCAAAAAGAAGTCGCACAGCCTCCG CGCCCGCCTAGAGGCCTTCTCAGATCACAGTGGAAAGCTTCAGCTCCCTCTCCAAGAGATTATTGACTGGCTCAGCCAAAAGGATGAGGAATTGTCAGCTCAGCTGCCCCTACAAGGGGATGTGGCCCTGGTGCAACAGGAGAAGGAGACGCACGCG GCCTTTATGGAAGATGTCAAGTCTCGGGGCCCCTATATCTACTCTGTGTTGGAGTCAGCTCAGGCCTTCCTGTCCCAGCACCCATTTGATGAATTAGAGGAGCCTCGCTCTGAGAGCAAAG ATACCTCTCCCAGACAGCGGATCCAGAATCTTAGCCGCTTTGTGTGGAAGCAGGCAACGGTGGCCAGTGAACTATGGGAGAAGCTGACAGCCCGCTGTGTGGACCAGCACCGCCACATTGAGCGCACTCTGGAGCAGCTGTTGGAGATCCAAGGGGCAATGGAGGAATTAAGCGCGACTCTGACTCAGGCCGAGGGAGTCCGAGCCACTTGGGAGCCCATTGGGGATCTCTTCATTGATTCACTTCCTGAGCACATCCAGGCTCTTAAG CTATTCAAAGAAGAATTCTTCCCCATGAAAGATGGAGTGAAGTTGGTGAATGATCTGGCCCATCAACTTGCCATTTCTGATGTGCACTTGTCAATGGAGAACTCCCGGGCCCTGGAGCAGATCAACATCCGGTGGaaacagctacag GTGTCAGTTGGTGAGAGACTTAAGCAGCTCCAGGATGCCCACCGGGACTTTGGGCCTGGGTCACAGCACTTCCTCTCCT CCTCTGTTCAGGTTCCTTGGGAAAGAGCAATTTCACCCAATAAAGTTCCCTACTATATCAA CCACCAGGCTCAGACCACATGCTGGGATCATCCCAAGATGACTGAGTTATACCAAACCCTAG CTGATCTGAACAACATTAAGTTCTCAGCTTACCGCACTGCCATGAAGCTACGCAGAGTCCAGAAGGCACTGCGTC tgGACCTGGTAACTTTAACCACAGCCCTGGAGATCTTCAATGAGCATGATCTGCAGGCCAGTGAGCATGTAATGGATGTGGTGGAGGTCATTCACTGCCTGACTGCCTTATATGAACGACTGGAGGAGGAAAGAGGCATCCTTGTCAACGTGCCACTCTGTGTGGACATGAGCCTCAACTGGCTCCTCAATGTTTTTGATAG TGGTCGCAGTGGAAAGATGCGGGCATTGTCCTTTAAGACTGGCATTGCATGCCTGTGTGGCACAGAAGTGAAGGAAAAACTGCAGT ACCTCTTCAGCCAAGTGGCCAACTCAGGCAGCCAGTGTGACCAACGCCACCTTGGTGTCCTGCTTCATGAAGCCATTCAGGTGCCCCGTCAGCTGGGGGAAGTGGCGGCCTTTGGGGGCAGCAACGTGGAGCCCAGCGTCCGTAGTTGCTTCCGTTTT AGCACTGGGAAGCCAGTCATTGAAGTTGCACAGTTCCTGGAATGGGTCAACTTGGAGCCCCAGTCCATGGTGTGGCTGGCTGTTCTGCATCGGGTCACCATTGCTGAACAAGTGAAGCATCAGACCAAGTGCTCTATCTGTAGGCAGTGCCCCATCAAAGGTTTCAG GTATCGGAGTCTGAAACAATTTAACGTGGACATCTGCCAGACCTGCTTCCTGACAGGCAGGGCCAGCAAGGGCAACAAGCTTCATTATCCCATCATGGAGTATTACACCCCG ACCACATCCAGTGAGAACATGAGGGACTTTGCCACTACCTTAAAGAACAAATTCCGCTCAAAGCATTATTTCAGCAAACACCCTCAGCGAGGTTATCTGCCTGTGCAATCAGTGCTGGAGGCTGACTACAGTGAGAC GCCAGCTTCTTCCCCGATGTTGCCACACGCTGACACACACTCCCGCATTGAGCATTTTGCCAGCAG GCTTGCTGAGATGGAAAGTCAAAATTGCTCCTTCTTTAATGACAGCTTGTCCCCAGACGACAGCAT AGACGAGGACCAGTACTTGCTGCGGCACTCCAGCCCCATTACAGACCGGGAGCCAGCCTTTGGACAGCAGGCTCCGTGCAGCATGGCCACTGAAAGCAAAGGGGAGCTCGAAAAGATCCTGGCCCACTTAGAGGATGAGAACCG GATTCTCCAGGGGGAGCTGAGGCGCCTGAAGTGGCAGCATGAGGAGGCTGCTGAGGCACCCACCCTGGCTGAGGGCTCTGCCGAGGTGGCACAGgaccaccgcaatgaggagctgCTGGCTGAGGCCCGGATCCTTCGGCAGCACAAGAGCCGCCTGGAGACACGCATGCAGATTCTTGAAGACCACAACAAGCAACTCGAGTCCCAGCTGCAGCGCTTAAGGGAGCTGCTCCTGCAA GCTCGTCCCTGGCTTCCTCTCCGCAACAGTCAGAAGGCAGTCACCCCCAGGAGAAGGGACAGACTACTCCAGACACTCAAGCTGCAG ATGATGTGGGGTCAAAGAGCCAAGATGTCAGCCTGTGCTTGGAAGACATTATGGAGAAGCTCCGCCATGCCTTCCCCAGTGTGCGAAGTTCTGATGTGA